The genomic window TCGCCTCGCTCACTGACGCTGGCGCTGTCGCGCCGGCGGACGGAGCGTAGCCGCCCACCTCGACGATGCTCGTGAGATGCGATGGATCGTCCATCCCGACGACGTTCCACGTCGAAAATGAGCCGTTGCCCTGTGACACGACGCGATGGATGCCGACGAAGTAGAGCGGCGATGTCGTGACATCCGTCACGACGTCGAGGCGTTTCGCGACGATGCCCGCCGTCAGCACGAGCAGCGTCGAATCGACGAACGACTTGATATTCCCATTCGCAGGGTTCGCCTGCTCGATCACGCGGCCGGTGCTGTCGAGCGAACGCACCTGCGCGTCGGTCAGCGTGAGCTGATCGGGTCTCGGGGTCGGGTCGTTGGTGTCCGAGCCGCCACACGCCGAGGCCAGCAATGGGACGCACGCGGAGAGCAGCAGCGCCGTTCGAAAGAGATGACTGTGCATGAGCACCGAGCTCCGATTCAGAAGTGAGCGAGAGGCGTTTCTCCTGTCTTCGCTCAACCTCTGACCCCCACACTTCGGTCACGCTCATGCAACATTCGGCATGAGCGGCGCGGACTGTGGTGTGAATGGTTCGACGGTGCGGCTGAGCGGCTACAAGAGGCGCCACGATCCCGGTAGCGAGGGAACGAGGCGTAGTCCACGCACTGGTGTCGCCGGCGATCTCGCCGCGATCATGGCCGAAATCGTCGCACAATTGGCCGAAAACCTGCGCGCCGTTCGGTGTTACTGACGCCGGCGAGTTCTCAACTAGGCATCAGCACTCATTGCTTTCGCCCCTCGCTGGTCCCTTCGCGCAACGACGCTGGCGGAAAACCGGCGAAGATAGGCTTTTTGCGCCTCGACCGTTTCCTGCCCGCGGACGACCTCGCCGTTGTCTTACTCCGGAGCGGATCTCATGGGAAAGATCGGCACGCGCGGCACTTGATGGCATGCGGGGGATGCGCAGCGGATGGAGCGTGCCCTCCATCCGGAGTTGGCGGACGCACCCCAACGCGGCCATCGCCAAAGTCGTCGCCTCGGATTGGGTGGACTCCCTCGAGCTGGCGACATGGAACGGTCTGCGGGTCATCGTCAACGTGCTCTGGGAATGCAAACCAAGACCACATGACGATCCTGACCTGCAAGAAGCCCAATCAGAGCGCACCGCCGTCGATGAGCTTACAGGAGATCTCATCCCGGATGTGACGACGCTCGAAGAGTCCGCGGCGATTGTGCTGCTGCCGCAACGGTTCGCGGTGATCGTCACGGCGACCCTGGGCCTCCTTGGATTGCTACTGGCTGCGATCGGTCTCTATGGTGTCGTGTCGTTCACGACTGCACAGCGGACGCGCGAGGTCGGTGTCCGCGTGGCGCTCGGAGCCGTCCAGAACGACATAGTGAAACTCATCGTTCGAGACGGCATGGG from Gemmatimonadaceae bacterium includes these protein-coding regions:
- a CDS encoding FtsX-like permease family protein — translated: MPSIRSWRTHPNAAIAKVVASDWVDSLELATWNGLRVIVNVLWECKPRPHDDPDLQEAQSERTAVDELTGDLIPDVTTLEESAAIVLLPQRFAVIVTATLGLLGLLLAAIGLYGVVSFTTAQRTREVGVRVALGAVQNDIVKLIVRDGMGVVGIGIAIGLVAALAATRMLRPFLFGVDPLDAVTYVIRATILGGTAFIASLIPARRAALADPVIALRQY